A single genomic interval of Legionella israelensis harbors:
- a CDS encoding DM9 repeat-containing protein yields the protein MRSFNKIIGIFTLVGLLVGILLDLLWRYDVTAVFSYSLIMIASLLFGLAYNDQNSLRLIICSFFSALILCLPLIPINMSNTILFNEQVVTFLCAFPLFVYVGHSFHYAFHHDNSIRQIQYSSLFAAVWNTLPLLLVASIFLCLGNLLILLTAFIFKTVNSTFLWNLYFHNFHFTIIRYTTLFFIGLGIGQQSVKTVYSLRYLLLRMMYYLLPFLALISVIYFILYWIHFIAGGKEYINPLTILSPLVILGIIFFNGYFQDGEARSEYPEKVIISLKVYRIILFFLTVMLVYHVIKQISVPVNVGVYLLVLVFYGLTYSLTTVFSEEKERQLIRRYNIFIALFFLIALFILNNPVKPINYTIGKKNVSGATRFQSSVFPPSTNILAPGAKEIVYLKKRLQRNDSLLNDVGVYWQDKKTSDSFLVQNDDKARAICRAIYNKGYQIGVYENGQCIVTYGGKVMTMKDFQILAAKPNVLQWSDKKSGLDLGIEFKPELMRSPYSSATPLSNLARTLAACRVNLNEQIYVGKLFNNNCLIAHHKKEKAYRDFQSLNLVPELQSRYQLKKIDNDLRSRGLIWKSINSNNNAFIAGYFVNDPVYICRALYKEGYHIGQCLNDQCVITYAGKAIVVDQFQILTANNPDKLQWLDESMMFAYNNKALSTGFEPIRPNKENSEIRDLYSCRTIYNNRIHIGKMISGQCNIAFEGNEITLRSAQVLSYK from the coding sequence ATGAGATCATTTAATAAAATCATTGGTATTTTTACATTGGTTGGTCTTCTGGTAGGTATATTATTAGATCTATTATGGCGTTATGATGTTACGGCTGTTTTCTCCTACAGTTTGATTATGATTGCCAGTTTATTATTTGGCCTGGCTTATAATGACCAAAATAGCTTGCGTTTAATCATTTGCAGTTTTTTTTCAGCCCTGATTCTTTGTCTTCCATTAATACCTATCAACATGTCGAATACGATTTTGTTTAATGAGCAGGTCGTTACTTTTTTATGCGCTTTCCCGTTGTTCGTTTATGTTGGACATTCTTTTCATTATGCTTTTCATCATGATAATTCGATAAGGCAAATACAATATTCCAGCTTATTTGCCGCTGTATGGAATACTTTACCCTTATTGTTGGTGGCCAGTATATTTTTATGTTTAGGCAATTTACTTATTCTCTTAACTGCATTTATTTTCAAAACGGTAAACAGCACATTTTTATGGAATTTGTATTTCCATAATTTTCATTTCACTATAATCCGATATACCACGTTATTTTTTATTGGCCTTGGCATAGGTCAGCAGAGTGTTAAAACAGTTTACAGTTTGCGTTATTTGTTGCTGAGAATGATGTATTATCTTCTCCCTTTTCTGGCTTTGATTTCAGTGATCTATTTTATTCTTTACTGGATACATTTTATAGCTGGCGGTAAGGAATATATTAATCCACTCACCATTCTTTCTCCATTGGTTATTCTGGGAATTATTTTTTTCAATGGATATTTCCAGGATGGTGAAGCCCGTTCGGAATATCCTGAAAAGGTTATTATTTCATTAAAGGTATATCGAATTATTTTATTTTTTTTAACGGTGATGCTGGTATATCACGTAATAAAACAAATCTCAGTACCTGTTAATGTAGGTGTCTACTTGCTGGTACTGGTTTTTTATGGCTTAACATATTCGCTGACGACTGTGTTTTCCGAAGAAAAAGAGCGACAATTGATTCGCCGATATAATATTTTCATTGCTTTATTTTTTCTTATTGCTTTATTTATTCTGAACAATCCCGTCAAGCCAATTAATTATACTATCGGCAAAAAGAATGTATCGGGTGCCACACGTTTCCAATCTTCCGTTTTTCCACCAAGTACAAATATTTTAGCACCAGGAGCCAAAGAGATAGTTTACTTGAAAAAAAGATTACAAAGGAATGATAGCTTGCTTAACGATGTGGGCGTTTACTGGCAAGATAAAAAAACCAGTGATAGTTTTCTTGTTCAAAATGATGATAAAGCAAGGGCCATTTGTCGAGCTATTTACAATAAAGGATATCAAATTGGCGTGTATGAAAACGGCCAGTGCATCGTAACTTATGGTGGAAAAGTCATGACGATGAAAGACTTTCAAATACTGGCAGCAAAGCCAAATGTATTGCAATGGTCTGATAAAAAAAGCGGGTTAGATCTGGGTATTGAATTTAAACCAGAACTTATGCGCAGCCCATACAGTTCCGCTACTCCACTTTCAAATTTGGCTCGTACGCTAGCTGCATGCCGAGTCAATCTGAATGAGCAGATATATGTGGGAAAATTATTTAATAATAACTGCCTGATTGCCCATCATAAAAAAGAAAAAGCTTATCGAGATTTTCAGAGCCTGAATTTAGTTCCTGAATTGCAGTCGAGATATCAGCTGAAAAAAATAGACAATGACTTACGGTCCAGAGGACTTATATGGAAATCAATCAATAGCAATAATAATGCTTTTATTGCAGGATATTTCGTCAATGATCCTGTTTATATTTGCCGCGCCTTATATAAAGAAGGTTATCACATAGGTCAATGCTTGAATGATCAATGCGTGATTACTTATGCAGGCAAAGCTATCGTTGTTGATCAATTCCAAATATTAACAGCCAATAATCCGGATAAGTTACAGTGGTTAGATGAATCAATGATGTTTGCTTATAACAATAAGGCTTTGAGTACTGGCTTTGAGCCGATACGTCCAAATAAGGAAAACAGTGAAATTCGTGATCTTTATTCTTGTCGTACGATTTATAATAACCGCATTCATATTGGTAAGATGATTTCTGGCCAATGTAATATAGCTTTCGAGGGAAATGAAATCACATTAAGAAGCGCTCAGGTGCTGTCTTATAAATAA
- the htpG gene encoding molecular chaperone HtpG translates to MTDKPQTMGFQTEVKQLLHLVVNSLYSNKEIFLRELVSNASDALDKLRFLALSDGSLFENDPDLKITIDINEKLKTISIKDNGIGLSWDEAVENLGTIAKSGTKEFLSQLTGEAAKDSKLIGQFGVGFYSAFIVADKVTVKSRRAGLKAEEGIKWESVGDGEFTIGNEKINHRGTEIILHLKSDEEEFLSDWRLRGIVSKYSDHICWPIQMKKTAELDESEEKKVKTPDEYETVNKATALWTLSKSEISDEDYKTLYKHISHDFQDPLLWSHNHVEGKQEYISLLYVPSHAPFDLWQHESKHGLKLYVKRVFIMDDADQFLPRYLRFVKGIIDANDLPLNISREILQDNKQVDTIRAASTKRVLSMLEKLAQQDKEKYQKFWGEFGLVLKEGPVEDFANKEAIAKLLRFATTHSDSEKQDVTLEDYISRMKEDQDKIYYITASSHNAAKNSPHLEIFRKKGIEVLLLSDKIDEWLVGYLNEFDGKKLQSISKGKVDIDGEAEEIKEKEKELEPLLKHIEKVLGDKVKSAQITNRLTDSPACVVADEQDMGLEMQRILQAAGQQVPITKPVFEINPEHTLVKRLYDIQDDNKFEQWVMMLFEQAILAEGGQLDNPVDFVNRVNRLLESSN, encoded by the coding sequence ATGACTGATAAACCGCAAACTATGGGATTTCAAACTGAAGTGAAGCAATTGCTTCATTTAGTTGTCAATTCGCTCTATAGCAATAAGGAGATTTTTCTGAGGGAGCTGGTTTCTAATGCCTCAGATGCTTTGGATAAATTGCGATTTCTCGCTTTATCGGATGGCTCTTTATTCGAAAATGATCCTGATCTGAAAATTACCATCGATATTAATGAAAAATTAAAAACCATTTCCATTAAAGACAATGGCATTGGATTAAGCTGGGACGAAGCCGTTGAAAACCTGGGAACCATTGCAAAATCTGGGACAAAGGAATTTTTAAGTCAATTAACCGGTGAAGCGGCAAAAGACTCAAAACTGATTGGACAATTTGGCGTGGGCTTTTATTCTGCTTTTATTGTAGCTGATAAGGTTACGGTAAAAAGCCGTCGAGCAGGCCTGAAAGCCGAAGAAGGAATCAAGTGGGAGTCAGTGGGTGATGGTGAATTTACTATAGGTAATGAAAAAATCAATCACCGCGGCACTGAAATTATTCTGCATTTAAAGTCTGATGAGGAAGAGTTTCTCAGCGACTGGCGTTTAAGAGGTATCGTCAGTAAATATTCCGATCATATTTGCTGGCCTATTCAAATGAAAAAAACGGCTGAGCTTGATGAGTCTGAAGAAAAGAAAGTAAAGACTCCTGATGAATACGAAACGGTAAATAAGGCCACGGCCTTATGGACATTGTCAAAATCAGAGATCAGCGATGAAGATTATAAAACTTTATATAAGCATATTTCCCATGATTTTCAGGATCCTTTATTATGGTCTCATAACCATGTAGAAGGTAAACAGGAATATATCAGTTTGTTATATGTTCCCAGCCATGCTCCTTTTGATTTATGGCAACATGAATCCAAACATGGTTTGAAGCTTTATGTGAAGCGCGTCTTCATTATGGATGATGCAGATCAGTTTTTGCCGAGATATTTAAGGTTTGTAAAAGGTATCATTGATGCCAATGATTTGCCTCTTAATATCTCCAGAGAAATCTTACAGGATAATAAGCAGGTAGACACTATCCGTGCAGCTTCTACCAAACGTGTGCTGTCCATGCTCGAAAAACTGGCTCAACAGGATAAAGAAAAATATCAGAAATTCTGGGGTGAATTTGGCCTGGTTTTGAAAGAAGGGCCTGTGGAAGATTTTGCCAATAAAGAAGCTATTGCTAAACTTTTACGTTTTGCAACCACCCACAGTGATTCGGAAAAACAGGATGTAACGCTCGAAGACTATATAAGTCGTATGAAAGAAGACCAGGATAAAATTTATTACATTACAGCTTCGAGCCATAATGCCGCCAAAAACAGCCCACATCTTGAAATATTCAGAAAAAAAGGCATTGAAGTCTTGCTGCTTAGCGATAAGATTGATGAATGGCTGGTGGGTTATCTCAATGAATTTGACGGTAAGAAATTACAATCCATCAGTAAAGGCAAGGTGGATATAGATGGGGAAGCTGAAGAGATCAAGGAAAAGGAAAAAGAACTGGAACCTTTGTTAAAACACATTGAAAAAGTCCTTGGCGACAAAGTAAAATCTGCACAAATCACTAATCGATTAACAGATTCTCCGGCCTGTGTTGTTGCTGATGAACAAGATATGGGTTTGGAAATGCAACGTATTCTGCAGGCCGCAGGACAACAAGTTCCCATAACCAAACCAGTATTTGAAATCAACCCTGAACATACCTTAGTAAAACGTTTGTACGATATTCAGGATGATAATAAATTTGAGCAGTGGGTGATGATGCTCTTTGAACAGGCTATTCTTGCAGAAGGTGGACAATTGGATAATCCAGTTGATTTTGTAAATCGTGTTAACCGTTTACTTGAATCTTCCAACTAA
- a CDS encoding response regulator, with translation MKLSVLVVDDNPVNRLIACKQLKKNLSEEKIQIDQAEDGNEAIHSVKK, from the coding sequence ATGAAACTTTCAGTATTAGTTGTTGATGACAATCCTGTAAATAGATTAATAGCATGCAAACAGCTAAAAAAAAATTTATCGGAAGAAAAAATTCAGATCGATCAAGCCGAAGATGGTAACGAAGCCATTCATAGTGTTAAAAAGTAA
- a CDS encoding helix-turn-helix domain-containing protein produces MDVIDTKMFSQGTTQEQGLQDLVYSLVTRFLAENKNKNINALYDMILAEVEPPLLQAVMEKRRGNQLQAAKMLGISRGTIRKKLQRYFGTKYFRLTEE; encoded by the coding sequence ATGGATGTCATTGATACAAAAATGTTTTCTCAAGGTACCACACAGGAACAAGGTTTACAGGATCTTGTCTATAGTCTGGTAACTCGTTTTCTGGCTGAAAACAAAAACAAAAATATAAACGCTCTATATGACATGATTCTTGCCGAAGTTGAACCACCATTATTACAGGCTGTTATGGAAAAACGGCGTGGAAATCAACTGCAGGCTGCAAAAATGTTAGGTATCAGTCGTGGTACTATTCGCAAAAAACTTCAACGTTATTTTGGCACTAAATACTTTCGTTTGACCGAAGAGTAA
- the lpxB gene encoding lipid-A-disaccharide synthase, with amino-acid sequence MLNTKHIVVVSGEESGDQHASELIKDFKTKYPAAHFSGIGGRHMKNAGCELIYDLASHGVTGFSEVFMHLRILKKALTTIKQHIKKHKPDLLILVDCPSFNLRVAKYAKRSLGLRILYYISPQIWAWKAGRIQLIRECIDRMAVIFPFEKTIYEKAGVPVNFVGHPLVDKVKPSNESVDSLISELGLPIGKKIIALLPGSRGHEIQRHMPVLNKTIQQLTNTYDNLHFVIPVAGTVNPLKITSCLSPENAQRVTLIKGRAIDVVSCSHFVIVASGTASLECALLEKPMCIIYKSSFLTYLAASKLIKVQYLGLCNLLSNRMIVPELLQYDLNTSELSQLAEHFLNEDQASFAMVERLKYLKHSLSSSNADCTLLQLVENELNLT; translated from the coding sequence ATGTTGAACACTAAACATATTGTCGTCGTTTCCGGTGAAGAGTCCGGAGATCAACATGCTTCTGAATTAATCAAAGATTTTAAGACAAAATATCCTGCTGCACACTTCAGTGGCATTGGTGGACGTCATATGAAAAATGCGGGTTGTGAGCTTATTTATGATCTGGCCAGTCATGGAGTTACCGGTTTTTCTGAAGTGTTTATGCATTTGAGAATTTTAAAAAAAGCTCTTACTACCATCAAACAACACATCAAAAAACACAAACCGGATTTACTCATACTCGTGGATTGTCCTTCCTTTAACTTACGAGTGGCAAAATATGCTAAACGCAGCCTGGGGTTACGTATTCTCTATTACATCAGCCCACAAATATGGGCATGGAAAGCCGGTCGCATTCAACTTATTCGCGAATGCATAGATCGAATGGCGGTGATTTTTCCTTTTGAAAAAACGATATATGAAAAAGCAGGTGTACCGGTTAATTTTGTTGGGCATCCATTGGTAGATAAAGTCAAACCGTCCAATGAATCAGTGGATAGTCTTATTTCAGAGTTAGGATTACCGATAGGAAAAAAAATTATTGCATTGCTACCTGGAAGTCGTGGCCATGAGATTCAAAGGCACATGCCTGTATTAAATAAAACCATACAACAATTAACGAACACATATGACAACCTGCATTTTGTTATACCTGTTGCTGGAACAGTAAATCCATTGAAAATCACTTCTTGTCTGTCCCCTGAGAATGCTCAGAGGGTAACGCTTATCAAAGGCAGAGCAATTGATGTGGTTTCCTGCAGTCATTTTGTTATTGTCGCATCCGGCACAGCTTCTCTTGAGTGCGCTCTTCTGGAAAAGCCGATGTGTATCATTTATAAATCATCCTTTCTGACTTATCTTGCAGCTTCCAAACTTATTAAAGTGCAATATCTTGGTTTATGTAACCTTCTTTCCAATCGAATGATTGTTCCTGAGTTACTACAGTATGATTTGAACACCAGTGAACTTAGCCAGCTTGCCGAACATTTCCTCAATGAAGATCAGGCAAGTTTTGCTATGGTTGAGCGCTTAAAATATTTAAAGCATAGTTTATCCTCGAGCAATGCAGATTGCACCTTGTTACAACTGGTTGAAAATGAATTAAATTTGACCTGA
- a CDS encoding Gfo/Idh/MocA family protein produces MSKIRCAVIGVGYLGRFHAQKYQLLDDSELIAVCDVQPQTCESVSQELNVPAFSDYRDLFGKVDAVSIAATTNRHYEIAKECIAQGIHVLIEKPITETVTQAEELIALAKKHRVKLQVGHLERFNSARLALSDHLDNPQFIESHRLAPFNPRGTDVNVILDLMIHDIDIIQTIVNRPIKTIDAQGAPVLSKSIDIANARITFDNHCVANVTASRISFKTERKTRIFQHNSYISIDFQNKQFAVFQKGEKEMFPGIPEITRHQSVFEKGDALLEEIKAFLECIKNDSTPLVTGEEGRNALATAEKITNLINNNLSALYVEH; encoded by the coding sequence ATGAGTAAAATTCGTTGTGCTGTGATAGGCGTAGGTTACCTTGGACGTTTTCATGCGCAAAAGTATCAACTTTTGGATGATTCAGAATTAATTGCGGTATGTGATGTACAACCTCAAACCTGCGAATCTGTTTCACAGGAGCTGAATGTTCCCGCCTTTTCTGATTATCGGGATTTGTTTGGAAAAGTAGATGCGGTGAGCATTGCAGCCACAACAAATCGCCATTATGAAATTGCCAAAGAATGTATTGCCCAAGGAATTCATGTTTTAATTGAAAAACCCATTACAGAAACTGTCACGCAAGCAGAAGAATTAATCGCTCTGGCGAAAAAACACCGTGTGAAACTGCAGGTAGGTCATTTGGAACGGTTTAATTCCGCCCGACTGGCGCTTAGCGATCATCTGGATAATCCGCAATTTATTGAATCTCACAGATTAGCACCTTTTAATCCAAGAGGCACGGATGTCAATGTCATTCTTGATTTAATGATTCATGATATTGATATTATACAAACCATTGTTAACCGGCCCATTAAAACAATTGATGCACAAGGTGCACCCGTTCTTTCCAAGTCCATTGATATTGCCAATGCACGTATTACTTTTGATAATCACTGTGTGGCTAATGTAACAGCCAGTCGAATCAGCTTTAAGACAGAACGCAAAACAAGAATATTCCAACATAATTCTTATATTTCAATCGATTTTCAAAATAAGCAATTCGCCGTTTTCCAAAAAGGTGAAAAAGAGATGTTCCCTGGTATCCCTGAAATTACCCGACATCAATCTGTCTTTGAAAAAGGTGATGCGCTTTTGGAAGAAATTAAGGCTTTTCTCGAATGTATTAAAAATGATTCAACGCCGCTAGTAACCGGTGAGGAAGGCAGAAATGCGCTGGCTACGGCAGAAAAAATAACAAATCTTATTAATAATAATTTATCCGCCTTATATGTTGAACACTAA
- the rnhB gene encoding ribonuclease HII, with product MKKNSSKLLLAGVDEVGRGPLAGPVVAAAVILGKPIDGLKDSKKLTDLKRRELAIQIKNEAIAFAYGRAEVEEINKLNVHFATLLAMARAIESLPVKPYEVLIDGKHSPQLSIPCKTIIDGDDLVAEISAASIIAKVKRDDEMIAMEELYPGYGFASHKGYSTAEHKKALQKLGPCILHRRNFSAVSSFYVPAEY from the coding sequence GTGAAAAAAAATAGCTCTAAATTACTGTTAGCTGGTGTTGATGAAGTGGGCCGAGGACCTTTGGCTGGACCTGTAGTTGCAGCGGCCGTCATTCTTGGCAAGCCTATTGATGGCTTAAAAGATTCCAAGAAACTTACGGATCTCAAACGGCGGGAATTGGCGATTCAAATTAAAAATGAAGCAATTGCTTTTGCTTATGGACGTGCGGAAGTAGAAGAAATCAATAAACTGAATGTGCATTTCGCTACTTTGTTGGCAATGGCCAGAGCTATAGAATCACTACCCGTTAAGCCCTATGAAGTGCTGATTGATGGAAAACACAGTCCTCAGTTATCTATTCCCTGTAAAACCATTATTGATGGGGATGATTTGGTTGCTGAAATCAGTGCAGCCTCAATTATCGCAAAAGTCAAACGTGATGATGAGATGATTGCTATGGAAGAACTTTATCCAGGGTATGGCTTCGCTTCCCATAAAGGGTATTCTACGGCAGAGCACAAGAAAGCTTTGCAAAAGCTTGGGCCGTGTATACTACACAGACGAAATTTTTCGGCCGTATCTTCTTTTTATGTGCCCGCGGAGTATTGA
- the rodA gene encoding rod shape-determining protein RodA: MKARSSHPVYRLTFKSLHYDLPLLGLIFTLILFGLLILYSASNENLNMLLRQSFRLAFAFFIMSVFAFIPPHKYKSWTPWVYTAGLALLIAVMLIGKIGKGAQRWLDLGLFRFQPSEIMKLAVPMMTAWYFSVVSTPIKMKHILIAGLLVFIPAALIARQPDLGTAIMVGSAGLCVVFVAGIQTRIIILLFLVISAAAPVLWHILHDYQKQRIITLLNPEHDPLGAGYHIIQSKIAIGSGGLSGKGWLEGSQSHLNFLPEHATDFIYAVNGEEFGFLGGLVIILLISMISLRCLYIAYNAQTIYTRLLAASLGITFFLSGFVNMGMVMGILPVVGIPLPLVSYGGTAMVTFLAGFGIIMSISSHRILFNSLT; encoded by the coding sequence ATGAAAGCCAGATCAAGTCACCCTGTTTATCGATTGACGTTTAAATCATTGCATTATGATTTACCCTTATTGGGGCTTATTTTTACTTTGATTCTTTTCGGCCTTTTAATCCTCTACAGCGCTTCAAATGAAAATTTAAATATGCTTTTAAGACAAAGTTTTCGTCTTGCTTTTGCCTTCTTCATCATGTCCGTTTTCGCCTTTATCCCGCCGCACAAATACAAATCCTGGACGCCATGGGTTTATACCGCTGGTCTGGCTTTGCTTATTGCAGTGATGCTAATAGGAAAAATTGGCAAAGGTGCTCAACGTTGGCTTGATTTAGGTTTGTTTCGATTCCAACCCTCTGAGATAATGAAGCTGGCTGTCCCGATGATGACGGCCTGGTATTTTAGTGTAGTTTCAACTCCAATAAAAATGAAGCATATTCTGATTGCCGGATTGCTTGTATTTATTCCAGCCGCCCTTATTGCCAGACAGCCTGATCTTGGAACAGCAATAATGGTCGGTTCTGCCGGTTTATGTGTCGTATTTGTTGCAGGTATACAAACACGTATCATTATTTTATTGTTTTTAGTGATAAGCGCTGCTGCCCCTGTTTTATGGCATATCTTACATGACTATCAAAAACAGCGAATTATTACTTTATTAAACCCTGAACACGATCCACTGGGAGCCGGGTATCATATCATTCAGTCAAAAATTGCCATTGGTTCAGGAGGGTTATCAGGCAAAGGATGGCTTGAAGGCTCACAGTCACATCTTAATTTTCTTCCGGAACATGCGACCGATTTTATTTATGCCGTCAATGGTGAAGAATTTGGTTTTCTAGGCGGTCTTGTTATTATTTTGCTCATTTCCATGATTTCTTTAAGATGTCTTTATATAGCCTATAATGCTCAAACCATCTACACACGACTTCTTGCTGCCAGTCTGGGTATAACTTTTTTTCTTTCAGGCTTCGTCAACATGGGGATGGTTATGGGTATCCTGCCAGTGGTCGGTATACCCTTACCATTGGTCAGTTATGGCGGAACAGCGATGGTCACATTTCTTGCTGGTTTTGGTATCATCATGTCCATAAGTTCTCATCGAATTTTATTTAACAGCCTTACCTAG
- the mrdA gene encoding penicillin-binding protein 2 — translation MRLSSTPKNRPSTQIQLFRLNLLIAILIILSLLLILRLAFLQISEFRHYQTLSLKNQVGIIPIDPPRGVIVDRNGIMLAENIPVYALEITPERVKNLKKTLNQLKTLIPSITDDDIEDFYRAKQQKRAFVPIPFKLKLNQEEVALFAVNQYRFPGVSIKARLMRHYPLGEITAHTVGYVGRINAQELKQVDTTNYRATNFIGKSGIEKYYEDILHGQVGYQRVETDVSGRTLRILDKQNPLSGAKLHLTIDARLQESAYQAIKNKRGAIVVIDTRNGDILAMVSSPSFDPNLFVSGISNKDYQQLISAKDQPMFNRAVKGTYAPASTIKPFIALAGLDSENITPTTIIYDPGSYKLPNSTHLYRDWKKGGHGMVNLKRAITVSCDTYFYRLGHKMGISVIEDMLTQFGFGQLSHVDLQGESAGVVPGASWKKITKGVSWYPGDTLITSIGQGFMLATPLQMANATAALGLHGHRYRPHLLNSVSNSDNGESKQLKPLEEYPVHVKSEQFWDVIADAMQNVILSKEGTGFRFGKLTYYTLAAKTGTAQVFSGRQYEKAKYQDIPEILRDNSLFIAFAPEKNPDIAIAVIVENDYIAPNVARKVMDTYFQTIKSNSTL, via the coding sequence ATGCGATTAAGTTCCACTCCAAAAAATCGGCCCTCTACACAAATACAATTATTCAGACTCAATTTACTGATTGCCATTCTAATAATTTTATCTTTGCTTTTAATTCTCCGGCTCGCTTTTTTACAAATTTCAGAATTCAGACATTATCAAACCTTGTCTCTTAAAAACCAGGTAGGAATTATCCCTATTGACCCTCCGCGCGGAGTTATTGTAGACCGAAACGGTATAATGCTTGCGGAAAATATTCCTGTCTACGCCTTGGAAATTACTCCTGAGCGAGTCAAAAACCTAAAAAAAACACTGAATCAATTAAAAACACTTATTCCTTCTATTACAGATGATGATATTGAAGATTTTTATCGTGCGAAGCAACAAAAAAGAGCTTTTGTGCCTATTCCTTTCAAACTCAAATTAAATCAAGAGGAAGTTGCTCTTTTTGCCGTTAATCAATATCGCTTTCCTGGCGTCAGCATTAAAGCCCGTTTAATGAGACATTACCCCCTTGGAGAAATAACAGCGCATACCGTGGGCTACGTCGGTCGTATTAATGCCCAAGAGCTTAAACAAGTTGATACTACAAATTATCGAGCAACGAATTTCATTGGTAAAAGTGGCATTGAAAAATATTATGAAGATATTTTACATGGTCAGGTCGGTTATCAGCGCGTTGAAACAGATGTCAGCGGCAGAACTCTGAGGATACTCGACAAGCAAAATCCCCTTTCAGGAGCAAAACTGCATCTTACCATTGACGCGAGACTACAGGAGTCTGCTTATCAAGCAATAAAAAACAAGCGTGGCGCTATAGTGGTTATCGATACCAGAAATGGAGATATATTGGCTATGGTTAGTTCACCGAGCTTTGACCCGAATCTCTTTGTAAGCGGTATCAGTAATAAGGATTATCAACAGCTTATTAGTGCCAAAGACCAGCCTATGTTTAATCGTGCAGTAAAAGGTACCTATGCTCCCGCCTCGACCATAAAACCCTTTATTGCTCTTGCTGGTCTTGACAGTGAAAACATCACTCCTACAACAATCATTTATGATCCAGGTTCTTATAAACTTCCCAATTCCACACACCTTTATCGAGACTGGAAAAAAGGAGGCCATGGTATGGTCAATCTTAAACGAGCAATTACCGTTTCCTGCGATACTTATTTTTATCGCCTTGGACATAAAATGGGAATTTCCGTTATCGAAGATATGCTAACTCAATTTGGCTTTGGACAATTATCTCATGTTGATTTGCAAGGAGAATCTGCAGGCGTTGTTCCGGGCGCCAGCTGGAAAAAAATCACTAAAGGCGTCAGCTGGTATCCAGGAGATACGCTAATCACATCTATTGGTCAGGGATTTATGCTTGCTACACCTTTACAGATGGCGAATGCAACAGCAGCCTTAGGATTACACGGTCATCGCTATCGCCCTCATCTGCTGAACAGTGTTTCTAACAGCGATAATGGTGAGAGTAAGCAGCTAAAGCCATTGGAAGAATATCCCGTACATGTGAAAAGCGAACAATTTTGGGACGTTATTGCTGATGCAATGCAAAACGTTATTCTTAGTAAAGAAGGAACCGGTTTTCGTTTCGGTAAACTCACCTATTATACATTGGCTGCCAAAACAGGAACAGCTCAGGTATTTAGCGGCAGGCAGTATGAAAAGGCAAAATACCAGGACATTCCTGAAATATTAAGAGATAATTCGTTATTTATCGCCTTTGCCCCTGAAAAAAATCCCGATATTGCCATTGCCGTGATCGTTGAGAACGATTACATCGCACCTAATGTTGCACGCAAGGTCATGGATACCTATTTTCAAACCATCAAGAGTAATTCGACGCTATGA
- the rlmH gene encoding 23S rRNA (pseudouridine(1915)-N(3))-methyltransferase RlmH: MLKITIIAMGTKMPLWVVEGSNEYAKRLQEHTQLKIIEIPLIKRSKTSDIARIQDKESSQILSSLPPDALIIALDIEGKSFSSPDLAKKILQLQLHYSHICFIIGGPEGVSEKILKHCHEKWSLSRLTLPHPLVRIFLLETLYRAWAINNKHPYHK; encoded by the coding sequence ATGCTAAAAATAACCATCATTGCCATGGGCACCAAGATGCCGCTCTGGGTCGTAGAGGGCTCAAATGAATATGCCAAACGATTGCAAGAACATACTCAATTAAAAATCATTGAAATTCCCTTAATCAAACGGAGTAAAACAAGCGATATTGCTCGCATACAGGACAAGGAAAGTTCGCAGATTCTTTCCTCTCTTCCCCCGGATGCGCTGATCATTGCTCTTGATATAGAAGGTAAATCCTTCAGTAGCCCGGATCTGGCCAAAAAGATACTGCAATTGCAACTTCATTACAGTCATATATGTTTTATTATCGGTGGGCCGGAAGGAGTATCCGAAAAGATTTTGAAACATTGCCATGAAAAATGGTCATTATCCCGATTAACTTTGCCGCACCCTCTGGTTCGTATTTTTTTACTAGAGACTTTATACCGTGCATGGGCAATTAATAACAAACACCCATATCATAAATAA